Proteins from a genomic interval of Trifolium pratense cultivar HEN17-A07 linkage group LG6, ARS_RC_1.1, whole genome shotgun sequence:
- the LOC123890697 gene encoding uncharacterized protein LOC123890697, with translation MQMRRNMTAIIKFVYVMSIFLSLFHVVTSSDNPIELVISSCKTDYDCPDKLCDSPKVGKCFSCGEGRCLTNICYCEIGEKELGGTIH, from the exons ATGCAAATGAGGAGAAATATGACTGCAATTATAAAGTTTGTTTATGTGATGTCCATTTTTCTTTCACTGTTTCATGTTGTAACCAGCTCTGATAACCCAATTG AACTAGTAATTAGTAGCTGCAAGACTGATTATGACTGTCCAGATAAGTTATGTGACTCTCCAAAAGTTGGGAAGTGTTTTTCTTGTGGTGAAGGGAGGTGTCTTACTAATATTTGTTATTGCGAAATAG GGGAAAAAGAACTAGGCGGGACCATCCATTAA
- the LOC123892160 gene encoding uncharacterized protein LOC123892160, whose protein sequence is MAGAPLIYKTTLHDSQDGNCNEVLPNYASGSPSDQQNKTLPATERGVGTPLMLDEATKNRSFGHYARVLVDIDLSKRAFEAILVEREGHAFYVDVVYEKLPDYCTHCQSIGHSVKACNKLQPRLAMNRDERASKPVMAKPQTKAIYIEKDNTSKVARSIKKEAEIARKDNIVEGIVALNISLNSEPIITPVNMDAEHVNNYDINIDVNLDDENTIVIHDFADDALMNKLSGEEATVLDTTDNVIPATH, encoded by the exons ATGGCTGGTGCTCCTTTGATTTACAAAACGACTCTTCACGATTCACAAGATGGAAATTGCAATGAGGTGCTGCCCAATTATGCTTCAGGCTCGCCTTCcgatcaacaaaacaaaactttacCAGCCACTGAGA GAGGAGTTGGCACACCTTTGATGTTAGATGAGGCCACAAAAAATAGATCCTTTGGACACTATGCGAGAGTGTTGGTGGATATAGATTTATCTAAACGCGCATTTGAGGCAATATTGGTGGAACGAGAGGGCCACGCGTTTTATGTTGATGTGGTGTATGAGAAGCTACCAGATTATTGCACCCACTGTCAATCCATCGGTCACTCCGTTAAAGCTTGTAACAAGTTGCAACCAAGATTGGCAATGAACCGAGATGAGCGGGCCAGCAAACCAGTGATGGCTAAACCTCAGACGAAAGCCATTTACATTGAGAAAGATAACACTTCCAAAGTTGCCCGATCGATAAAGAAAGAAGCAGAGATAGCAAGGAAAGACAACATTGTTGAAGGGATTGTGGCTCTTAATATTTCACTGAATAGTGAGCCTATCATTACACCAGTAAATATGGATGCGGAAcatgtgaacaattatgatatTAATATTGATGTTAATCTTGATGATGAGAATACTATTGTTATTCATGATTTTGCAGATGATGCACTTATGAATAAATTGAGTGGGGAAGAGGCTACTGTTTTGGATACTACTGACAATGTTATTCCTGCAACTCATTGA